A single region of the Phalacrocorax aristotelis chromosome 17, bGulAri2.1, whole genome shotgun sequence genome encodes:
- the TMEM203 gene encoding transmembrane protein 203: MLFSLRELVQWLGFATFEIFLHGLALLAFSVLLVLKVDGEAAALSWWLVFVPFFAADGLSTYFTTIVSVRLFQDGEKRLAVLRLFWILTILSLKFVFEMLLCQKLVEHTRELWYGLIMSPVFILLQLLMIRACRVN, translated from the coding sequence ATGCTGTTCTCCCTGCGGGAGCTGGTGCAGTGGTTGGGCTTCGCCACCTTCGAGATATTCCTCCACGGCCTGGCGCTGCTGGCCTTCtcggtgctgctggtgctgaagGTGGACGGCGAGGCCGCGGCGCTCTCCTGGTGGCTCGTCTTCGTCCCCTTCTTCGCCGCCGACGGCCTCAGCACCTACTTCACCACCATCGTCTCGGTGCGGCTCTTCCAGGACGGTGAGAAGCGCCTGGCCGTGCTGCGGCTCTTCTGGATCCTCACCATCCTCAGCCTTAAGTTCGTCTTCGagatgctgctgtgccagaagCTGGTGGAGCACACCCGGGAGCTCTGGTACGGGCTCATCATGTCGCCTGTCTtcatcctcctccagctgctcatGATCCGAGCCTGCCGGGTGAACTGA